The nucleotide window TCCCTCTAGGAGTGGGACTAAGGTCAGTCCTATAGTTGTAAACATCATCAAAGGTAATAGCGGCCTCTAGAAGATCAATCTCATACTCTTCTAGAAGCTGATCAATAAGGCCCATCTTCCTATCTATGTAAGGCTCAAAGACATGTAGTAGGTCTGCCAGCTTGTCATTACTTCTAATCTCTTCTTTTAAATCTACCTTCCTGTTCTTGTACTTAAGTGTGGAGAGAAATGATATAGCTACAATAAACTCATCCCTTCCATTTCCAACCGAGTTATAGGGACTTTCATAATCCTCTCTTAGAGCTCTCACTAGACTGCCCAGTTTTAATTCCTTTTTCCTCTCTCTTGATTCCATTATCTTCCTCCTAAACTTTAATATGGTTATTCATAACTATACCCAAATAATCCATGGTTAAACATAACCATTGATATATTTTCTTTGTCATTGCCTTTTTACCAAGGTTTACTAAAGGATTTAGCCAATAAAAGAGTAAGCTAGCCAATAGGCAAAGACTCTTAAAAAAACTATTATGCTAATAACCTTATGAGATGCTTGCATATAGATCCCACACAATGTATAATTAAATTACCAAAACAGTAATTTATTATACATGGGAGCAGCTGATGCAGATAGAATATAAAAACAAGAAGCTTAAGAACCTATGTACTAATATAAAAGTTGCTAAGAAAGAGCTGCCAAATGTTGAAGCGGAGAAACTACTAAAGGCCATTGGCTTGATCGAAGCCGCTTATTCTTTGCATGATGTCATCAGCTACTCTCCCTTTCACTTTCACAATTTAAAAGGAGATAGAAAGGGAGAGTATGCCATAGATATAAATGGGAGAAGATCATCCTACAGGCTAATCATAAAGCCAATAGATGAGGATGTCCCTGACATTTTTGCAAGTGCTAAATCAATAGAAATAATTATGGTGTGGGAGGTGAGTAAGCACTATGAGTAGTAATAAAACATTATATAAAGATCTAATAGCCTTTCATCCAGGCTCCTATGTTGAGGATATTGTTGAGGATCTAAACATAACCCAAAAGGAGTTTGCCAAAAGATTAGACGCCACTCCAAAAAGTATCAGCAGGCTAATTAATGGTGAAGAAAAGCTAAGCGATGAACTGGCCATGAAGCTATCTAAGCTAACAGGTATGTCCCTGGAAACCTGGCTTAATCTTCAAAAGAAATATGATGCAAAAATACTAGAGATAAAAGAAAAAGAACTTGAAGAAGAAGAGGAGGAAATATGTAGGCAGATTGACTTTAAGTACTTTAAGAATCTGAAGCTAGTAGAAGACAGAAGATTCAAAATTAATGAAAAAATTGAGTTTTTGCGTAGTCTTCTTAATATATCTAGCCTGACCTACCTGACTAAGTTAAACCCTGGAATCAGCTTTAGAAATACAAGCCAGTTTAATGATACATCCGTTATTAATGCCAACATACTACTAGAAATAGCTTCCAACCTGGCTAGAAACAAAACAGATACTAAGCTTAATAAAAGGAAATTAGAAAGATTTCTTCCTGAAATCAAAAAGATGACCCTGATGGACTACCAGGATTTTTCAGGTGTTCTAGAGGAGAAACTCCTAGAATGTGGAGTTATCTTGGTAGCCTTACCCAGTCTTAAGAATGCACAAATAAACGGGGCCACTAAAAGATTTATTAATGGGTCAGTACTGCTAATGATTACCGATAGGAATAAGGACTCAGATATTTTCTGGTTTTCTCTGGTCCACGAAATAGGTCATATTTTAAGCAGTGACTTTTACGACAATGATTTAAGTAATGAGGAATACCAAGAAAAAGAAAAAAGAGCCGATGACTTCGCAAAAAGCTTCTTTATAGAAGACGATGCCTATGAGTCTTTCCTAGCATCAAAAGATTTCACTAAAGAAGCCCTCATTGCCTTTTCTAAGGAGAGTAGCATAGACCCTAGCATTCTTCTGGGCAGGCTCCAAAAGGAGGATATAGTCCCATATGGAACCTATGAAGAGCTAAAAAGAAGGTACTCCATCAACATAAACTAATGAGATAAGAAGTCAATATAATACGGCTAAAGAGACCTTCTCCAGGTCTCTTTTTAAATACCTTATAACTATACTGGTGCTTGAAAATTTAGACGCTATCGGTTAACAA belongs to Synergistaceae bacterium and includes:
- a CDS encoding HigA family addiction module antidote protein, whose amino-acid sequence is MSSNKTLYKDLIAFHPGSYVEDIVEDLNITQKEFAKRLDATPKSISRLINGEEKLSDELAMKLSKLTGMSLETWLNLQKKYDAKILEIKEKELEEEEEEICRQIDFKYFKNLKLVEDRRFKINEKIEFLRSLLNISSLTYLTKLNPGISFRNTSQFNDTSVINANILLEIASNLARNKTDTKLNKRKLERFLPEIKKMTLMDYQDFSGVLEEKLLECGVILVALPSLKNAQINGATKRFINGSVLLMITDRNKDSDIFWFSLVHEIGHILSSDFYDNDLSNEEYQEKEKRADDFAKSFFIEDDAYESFLASKDFTKEALIAFSKESSIDPSILLGRLQKEDIVPYGTYEELKRRYSININ